The DNA window ATTAATGCACTTGCGGGGTGATATTCACCTCGCAAcactttttttatattaaaaagaaaagataaggttTTCCATCTCGCAACAGATGGGGGAAAatatgaaatttttgaaaagaacgttgcGAAGTGATAAACACCCCGCAACGGTTTTTAAAATTTTGGGGGGAAATTTACTTATAAAATTACTGCTGCGTCAGTGGTTGCAGGGAGCTGTATTGTCACGTCAGATTTTGCAAGGGGAGTTGCACCCCGCAACTCCCAATGGTAAAAAAAGATTTATTCTCTCTCTTTCCATTGTAAACCTCTTCCTTCTTCATATTGCTCTTTTTATTTTCTCCCAAACCTCTCTCACGAGTTTCATATGTTTTCTTCTCACACCTTGTTTCCAATCAAACTCTCATTatctcttcaacaaaatcacatattATACATGAACAAACAAGCAGATCTACTGTGTCGGAGAAACGGCGGTGGTGCAACAGCAGATCTACATGCTTTCACGTTTGGTTCACTCTACTCATTTCCAACACGAATCGAACTCTCTCTTCACCTTTCTCAGCAACCAGCGTCGGCGATTGCACTCTTAAGTTCAAGGTGAAGACAAATGTCGTTTGTATCGGATCTGATTGTTATTGTTTCAGTATCACAATTGTGTCGGTGTTGCAGAATATTATGAAACAATATTGATGTAAGTGAGTTGATAAGCGTTGTTGATGATTTAAGTTGTGTTTCGTGTCGGTGTTTCGATTGTGTTGTGTTGCAAGGTTGAGGTGGTATGGAgtttttgaggaagatgaagttATGTTAAGTGGTGTGAGCATGTTTTGTTAGTGTTTTTCGCGGTGGAGAAGCAAGGTGTTTGCAGTGGTGTAGGTTTGTGAACGTTGGATGAAGTTGGAGTGAGATCTTTAGTGTTAATTTCTGGGAAAGGAGTTGCGGGGTGCTTTTCACCCCGCAAGTTTCTGCCACTTTCTGCTCCACTCTGCTCTGAATCATCTGCTACTCACCTGCTCTGACAAGTACTGAACTCTGGTGAAAGGAGTTGCGCCTAGCAATGTTGCGGGGTGCTTTTCACCTAGCAATGTTGCGGGGTGCATTTCTCCTTACAAAAAGTTGCGACTAACGTTTTTGCGGGGTATTCCGTCCACCCCGCAAAAGTTACGTTGCAGGGTGATATTTGCTTTTGCGGGGTGCTATTCACCTGGCAAATTGgagttttttttgtagtgatcTTAACCTTCGGATTGATATATCTATGCTTAAGCAAGTTTAACCAAATCGCGTTTTCCTCGGATAAGATTCTCCATTTCCATTTCATAAGGAGTGAGACATGCATACAATTGAAATGGTGGCGATAAAACGAAAGTGAATATAGGGGAATGGCGTTCAAAACAGAATTTATCAAAACCACCCTCCCTCCTATGGAAAGTAATCTCCCTCTCCACTTGTCTAGTCTTCTCCCAACATCTCTAATCACATCTTTCCACATACCCACCTTCCTCGGACTATCTCCGATCATAACACCTGAGAATTTGAACGGAGGCGCACCTATGCCACAAGTAAAAAAAGATGACGACATCTGAAGAATTCTATAGCTCAAGTTAATCCCATAAATATTACTCTTGCAGAAATTAACTTTAAGCCCAGACATGAGTTCAACAACACACCCTTTAAcggaaaaataatgataaaagagaGCAAGCATAAAGTAACAACAAGCCAAGAGTACAAAAACTATTATAGAGACCTCAAACAACCAAAGGAAAAcaaaaataactaaaaacaaaacaacgCATAACAATCAACACAACATAAGAATCAAACCAAAATAATAACACAAGAGACCCAAAACTTGCTGCAAAAATTAGAAAGATCAACTGACCACCAAACACATCTCATTGATCTCAATAAGCCCAAGCACTCCCAATCTAAAAGAAATAGTTCGAGAAGAATTGCATCACATTGCAATATTGGCAAAACTACCATAACTATATTGAAATTTTATAAACttagtaataataaatatatatgcaCATACATATTAcatattgatccaaatatcccATACTTTACAAAAGGAAACCCTAAATGTTGATAGGAACATCATTATTCAAATTAATCAGAAGGATAATTATAAAAACCATGAGAGTTAAGATGTCCAAAAGAAGAAGAACCTTGATGGTTAAACCTAATCAAATCAGCATTAGCAGCATCAAGTTCTTTTTGAAGGCTAAGAAGTTGTTTCTGAAGAACTGAAATAGCTCCAACACAACCATAAACAGGATCTTTAATCCTTGCTTCAGCTTCATAAGCTAAAGAGTTCACTGCATCTTCCCTTTGATGAGGTAACACTTCATTCAGAATTTTGCTAACATTACTTGCACCAAATATTTTATGAACATTTACAAATTTATGAGGCTCTTCTGGTGGAAAATAGGGTGCAAATATGCAATCTTCGTTGCATTTTCTTCTTAGAAACTTGCAAGCAGCACATGGAGGATTTGAGTAGTAGCTAGATGCCATCACTATCTAATTAAAATCACTGTAAACCAAACAAATTAAAACCAAATTATTTATGCATATaatcaaacaaataaaattaaagttgacagatttaattaattttaatcataatttgaaaaaaaaaaatcaaaataaattaactaaggACTAAAAcaccaagaaaataaaaaaattatcttgTATTATTTCCTTTTGCACCCAACAaatcaaaacataaacaaaaccaaactagctaaattgaaaattttaatttcattaatatatcaaaataatataataaaattataaaattaaactgAAATCTCTTTCTAATTCTCATCCATAACTATTTTCATAGTAATATATATAATTCTGTGAGAAATAATTAGTTTAATCTCTTTCATATTTCATAGATCTACAATGATATATATCTAAACTAGGGTTAGGGagattttatttgtttgttaatCTCTCTTTCTTCCTTTGTGATGTTCACATGGAAGCGGCTAGGAACAACAATATAGAAAAACACACCTACCACTAGACATGTGAAAGTTTCTTAATTTTCAACTCTTTCCAATTTTGGAAGATGCATTGCATGCGttccaaaactttcaaaaaaaaccaAAAGCATGATGATCTAATAATAGACACATTACTTTTTATTACAGACAAAACTTGAAATAAAAACCATATATGTTTTGGCATGAAATCTATACCTTAAGGTTTTATTGAACAAAACGTGTTAATTTCGATCATTACCTTTTCCACCCTTAGCTAGGCTAGATCTTTTCAAGATCTACTCTTAGAGAGAGATTCTTTGAGAGAGATATTAGAACCCTAGTTAGTTAGTTATAAATAGTTGAAGGAGAAGACAGGATGAGAGAAATCCGCAAATTCATATAGTAACGACATGAGAGTGTATAGAGACTAGAGAGGAGGCAAAGAGCATTTTTCTGGTGAGAAATTAATAATGGAAACAAAAGCAAAAGGCAATGTGAAAAAGAATGACTATGACATACActtttcattataataataaatatattaaacacTACTAGAATAGTCAAGTTTAACTGAAAGAGTATTTTGACATCAAATGCTTCCCTTACATCGTATTTACTGTTTATAAATaggccgttgaaaatggtgaatcacgtccggaagattttcagtctgtttaaatcagctgctgagtggtttaacgacgcggtgcgaGGTTCAAGACTTAGCGgcctctgcatgacggggtacatgtaacgccccagacttctttcgggatgatcgactgaccccacaaaccaacacgggtcttttcagcatgctttgacctcactcgcacgctttccgggaaactttccagaaggtcacccatcccaatactactccaagtcaagcacgcttaactgtgtagttcttatggaacgggctcccgaaaagaagatgcatcttgttggtataggtagtacccatcaatccttataagctttccttcaaccatgcagtcccatacctgcacggctttaggatccctctcattccgatgtggcgaccaccctagccccaattggccccaggtgttccatgcggtgcaaccacccctcgccttcttcggcctcgggtgttacatgcccaccagcttccgcatggttcatcctcgaaccacatcgtactgggagaggtctggctctgataccatttgtaacgccccagacttctttcgggatgatcgactgacccaacaaaccaacacgggtcttttcagcatgctttgacctcactcgcacgctttccgggaaacttcccagaaggtcacccatcccaatactactccaagtcaagcacgcttaactgtgtagttcttatggaacgggctcccgaaaacaagatgcatcttcttttcggtagctcattccataagaactccacagttaagtgtgcttgacttggagtagtattgggatgggtgaccttctgggaagtttcccggaaagcgtgcgagtgaggtcaaagcatgctgaaaagacccgtgctggtttgtggggtcagtcgatcatcccgaaagcagtctggagCGTTAcagtacaccaccatcagcaccggcatgcagggggcatttgtggagcgctggcacaaggagacgtcctctttccacttgctggtgggggagatgacgatcaccttgcatgatgtgcagtgtcttctccacctgcccatcaggggaccgctgttgacccactcccggatccagagggtcgaggccagtgAGTGGATGGTGCTCTacttgggtatggagcccgaggttgctcactttgagtgcatcacgacatctgggcctcatatcaggttcaccacactgagccgctatttcgagcaccacctggacgcggcggccgatgccgaggaggcgggtgacgagctattcacacagtacCACCGCGGATGCGCTCtctggtgctggtacatgcatgtggtaggcgttgcttgctttgtggacaagagtgtaaggtacgtcgacgtgacctacctccgctacttcatggacctggataccgttcaccagtggaactggggggcagctactctggcatacctctaccagaagctgaatgaggcctccaactggaggacgaggcagttggtcggatcctgcacactacttacggtacgtttcattttaattgtttcgtatttatttatgtttcgtatttattttgaatacattatcgtgtttctgtttcagagctggatcatctcctacttctcccgcatccacggctttcacatcgatcctgtgtacgtggacgccatgcccagggccgccagatacgttctccagagggggaacgatgcggtgggaccataccgtggatacctggaccacacgatgcacgacgacgtcacctggaggccgttcagcgactacactcggattgtcccctttgacggcattgctctatattcaggctggttggcatgcgggaccggcatcatggtccggtatctccctgagcggtgcatgcgtcagttcggattcgtgcagcggatacccaggtcaccctttgaggctggtcccgacacagtgacccgagtgcagctcactgccatatgggaggactggcagcatcatgtggtaccgcaggagtaccgtcgcactcgggtcacacaggactggcacagtgaggagggatacgtcacatggttctaccgggtgtcacatcctctgctgagacccgacgttcccggcgctcctaggccagcacacgaggagatccttgagaaccagcaggccgaggatgaccacgccattgatctcatgccgatctgccagcggatagagatgcttgggcgggacgcgttggatcgaggtgtcgttcagcagggcggtccagaggcagtcgccgtgatggagatgatcgtcactgatgcgggccgtgcggcgacatacaggcagcagaggaggtcccagggagagagggttaggcacacccagtagtggtcgggtttatttattttttgttttcggattgtatctttcgcacattattattattatttggatttggatcggcttgtatatattacttttttttatcatattactattttcacctttatatgtctcttattttatttcccggtttcctttaattaaaaatacgaaactgttaagaaaaacataaaaaaaaatctctgt is part of the Vicia villosa cultivar HV-30 ecotype Madison, WI linkage group LG2, Vvil1.0, whole genome shotgun sequence genome and encodes:
- the LOC131647228 gene encoding LOB domain-containing protein 25-like, yielding MASSYYSNPPCAACKFLRRKCNEDCIFAPYFPPEEPHKFVNVHKIFGASNVSKILNEVLPHQREDAVNSLAYEAEARIKDPVYGCVGAISVLQKQLLSLQKELDAANADLIRFNHQGSSSFGHLNSHGFYNYPSD